Genomic window (Alnus glutinosa chromosome 9, dhAlnGlut1.1, whole genome shotgun sequence):
tttttattttatttggggtggcgttattttCCAACTGCGAAAGATCAACATCATAGATATCGAAATAtaggaaattagccatgtccGTGTCGGAGAGCCGGGGACTAGTCCGACCTGCAagcgtgcatcgtgcccaacaACGATACTGGAAAGAAGCAGTACATCGTTTGGTCGACcgcaatatttttaaaatttttaaatttttaaattttttatttttaaattgaaaaatgacacatcgATCACAGGGatattatgagaatattttattaataagggcattttttcaaaggttttgatagtttggggggtcagAGTGTAAGTCTTAATAGTTTGGGGACCTATCCAAAGAAAAGATGATAGTTTAGtaggctaaattatatttttttccaagAAAACACGTAAGCTTTCATGTTGCTTAATTTCCAAGGTTTAAAAGAGATTGCTACCAAGAATTCATTGTAAATTTACGCGTACAGTTAATATTGTTTGAGTATTTATATCGGTTCTGTATACACATATTGGCATTggaatttttcttccatttGATTTCAAGTGATGGTAAGATTGCCAAGTGATGTTGGACAAGATTTCTATCTTATTTCCAAGATGCCCTTATTACCGAGAAGGTCCGACTTGACATCAAAATTATGACCAAACGGGCGTATTCACGAACATGTGTCAAGTAGACATGAAGAAAGCTATTTGCCGACAATggaaatacaaaaggaaaaagatgtcgAGGCCGAGACGGAAAGAGCATTCCGAGGCCGAGTCGACGTAAAGTTGCCGAGGCCCAGATATGAAATTTCCCGAGTCGACTTAAAGTTGCCGAGACTGAGACATGGAATTTCCCGAGTCGACTCAAAGATTCCGAGGCCGAGACGAAAATATCCTTTTGAGACCGAGATGACCAAAAGATCCAAGACGTGGGAGATTTCGAGGAGGCGTCTCGGAAGGTTGACAATGTCATCTCGGACATTATCCGAGAGGGAGTGTCTGGATTGGCACATAGCCGAGATGAGTCGGGAATCAGCTCGGTGAAAATGCCGCGATCCAACTTCGGCAAATAACCGAGACCCAGCTCAGTAAATCGGTCTTATTCGGCAAATAATCGAGACCAAGCTCGGTTAAATCGAAACAGATGGCTACTGCGGAAGAATCAGCCGACAATCGATATTTTTGGAGAAATTGCCGTGCGGATTTCTTGGAAGACTCCATTGCTGATTTCATGGAAATTTTGTTGACTTTccatattttcttcttgttatttatCTTGTCCTACTTTTCCTTAAATGAGAGGATTTCCTTCCCAATCAAATCTCATTTGATTAAGGAAGATTTGCTGAcacttttattattgtttattttctttacaagCCTTTAGGGCTTCACTATAAATAGGAAGGCAATATGAAAAAGGGGGAGATTATTGATTATCACTGGATTAAAGTTATTCCCTTCAACTCGTGAGTTGATTGTTTGTATTTGAGAACGAAGTTTCTCTTTCACTCCGTTCCGCTACGTCACCGAGACTTATTCCAAAGGTATGGAGCAAAGACTATTCAAGTTGGTAGTActggaaaaataaattttctatcGTAcgtagttttaaaaaaatataaatgctttGTTGGATTCAATAGATGCCGGTCCTTTGAGGGTAGACAACGTAGCAGTCAGTAAGGGGTGGTGAGTAAAACGACTTTTCCAAGTCGTCAGTCTATCTTCTCTGGAGTTTGAGACATATAAACAAGTAACGCCTTCTGTCTGCAGGGGGGAGTACAAACTTCCCCTCTTTTTCCAATGGCAGTAGTTCTTAGATTACTTCATTTTCTGGTACTTGTCTATGTTTCCTATATTCCCTTGGCCCTTGCTCAAGATAAAAACGGCTTCATCTACAATGGCTTCCATGATCAAGCCAATCTGGATCTTGATGGAATCGCAGAAATCCACAGCAATGGTCTATTGCAGCTAACCAACCTTTCACGCCAAGAAGTTGGTCGTGCTTTCTTTCACTTCCCAATGAAATTCAACACATCTTCATCCAATCCAACTtcatctctttcattttctaccAACTTTGTGTTTGCCATGGCTCCTCAAGTGAAAAACCTTGGTGGTCATGGCATTGCCTTCACCATCTGTCCCTCTAAAAACTTCTCCCATGCTCTATTAAATCGGTATCTAGGCCTCTTCAATAATTCAAATAACGGCAATTCTACAAACCACATCTTGGCCATTGAGCTTGATACTGTTTTGGACCCAGAATTTGAAGATATTACAATGAATCATGTGGGGATCGATGTGAACGGCATGAAATCAGTTGCATCAGCTCCTGCAATGTATTTTTCCAATAAAGAAGGGAAGAATATAAGCTTGGAGCTCATGAGTGGGAATCCAATGCATCTTTGGATAGACTATGATGAAGCTGAAAAGTTACTGAATGTAACTCTTGCCCCAACCACAATCCCAAAACCAAACCGGCCTCTCTTGTCAACACACATCGACCTGTCTCAAATTCTCTTGGAATCCATGTATGTTGGTTTCTCTTCAGCCACAGGTACACTTGCAAGTGACCACTACATTCTTGGATGGAGCTTTAATAAAAGTGGACCAGCACAAAGCCTTGGTGTTTCAAGCCTTCCTCGACTTCCCCGAGagaggaaaaggaaagagaaaccAAGCGTAATGATCATGATTGCTCTCATAGCAGTAGCAGTTGCTCTGATAACCGTCATTGGAGCTGCTTACATTTTGAGGAGGAAGAAATATGAAGAAATACGAGAAGATTGGGAAGAGGAGTATGGCCCCCACAGGTTCAGCTACAAGAATCTCCACAAAGCAACCAAAGGTTTCAAAGACACAGAGCTTCTTGGAGAAGGAGGTTTTGGAAAGGTTTATATTGGAATACTTCCTTCGTCTAATGTACAAATTGCAGTAAAGAGAGTCTCCCATGATTCCAAACAAGGGATGGAGGAATTTGTGGCTGAGATAGTTAGCATGGGAAGATTGAGGCATAGGAACTTGGTGCAACTCTTGGGTTACTGCCGGCGAAGGGGAGAACTCCTCTTGGTGTATGATTATATGCCCAACGGAAGCCTTGACAAGTTCTTGTATAGCAAGGAAAAACCAAACCTTAACTGGGTTCAGCGATTTCGAATCATTAGAGGAGTAGCATCTGGCCTTCTTTACCTCCATGAAGAGTGGGAACAGGTCGTTCTACACCGAGATATAAAAGCAAGCAATGTTCTATTGGATGCTGAATTAAATGGAAGGCTAGGAGATTTTGGCCTTGCGAGATTATACGACCATGGCAGCAATCCTCAAACCACCCATGTGGTTGGGACTGTGGGTTATTTGGCTCCGGAATTTTACAGAACAGGAAGGGCAAACACTTGCACTGATGTGTTTGCTTTTGGGGCTTTCTTGCTCGAAGTGGCTTGTGGAAGGAGGCCGATAGAGCTACAGGCCCAGGGGCTGCCTGAACAGgtgattttggttgatttggTCGCTGAGTGTTGTAGAAGAGGAGCTATCCTTGATGCTAGTGATCCTAGATTGGAAGGTAATTACGTGGCAGAGGAAATGGAATTGGTTTTGAAACTAGGCCTGTTTTGCTCGGATACAATACCAGCTGCCAGGCCTAGCATGAAGCAAGTGATGCAATTTTTGGATGGTGATGCTGATCTGCGGGAATCACCACATGACGTCAGCGCTTCTTTTACTGCATTTACAATTACTGAATCATATGATTTCATGTCGTCCCAGGCTTCTGTTGCTTCCATGTCTAGCACCGGTTCATTCCTGAGAGGTGGTCGTTGAATTGGCTGTCATATATGCTATATATGGGTAGACTACCAGAAGATCTCGGTGATGCCTGACAACTCCTCTGGCTCTGGAGATAACAATTGTGAAGACGTACAGTGATGGCGAATAACTTTTATCTTCGTGTTTGTATACGTTACAGTTGTAAACTTTTAATTCTTCTCGATCTTTTGTATACAACCAAATCCCCTGAAGATTAGTAAGGAGGAACACCtagctaattaatatatattgccATTTTCATGTTTGATGAAACCACGTGTACGTGATTCTTCGTCAACATCACATTTACATCTCGCGCCATGCATGTGGTTGGTTGTAATTAAATAGGTGTTTAAACTCAAGAGGAAAGTGGATGGCAATATTAATTAAGGAATATAAAGCTCGATCATATCGTTTAGTACTAGTAAAGGGCCATCATCAACAATCTGGTGTGGACTTTGAAGACACTTTTAACCCAGTGGTCAAACAAACCACCATTCGTGTCCTTCTTTTATCGGGCCGGTGTCTCAAACAAATTGATGTTTTTTTGGAAGGAGGGTATTTATGCAACAACAGCCTAATGatggttgttttatttttattttttaaaaaaatatttctaatcATTTAAAGATTTCTCATTCTCATATGAAAGATTTGATCAACTGcatatattatatgcaaataaTTTATCATAgtttaattttattgaaatttagcTTGAGAAATGTTAATTATGTagtaactttttcttttctttttttgattaaGGTATCCCCAACCGGCCCTTGACCTATAGGCTGCAATGTATTTCGTTCATTGAACAACTATCCCACCAAGGTGACAGTCAAACTTTCTGAGCGCAGTGACTACCTTGCCAGGAAACCAATGACTAATTCCTAACTCCATGTCCGACGCTACTCCAAGCATTGAGCCTTAAATCATAAACAGATGGTTAGAGGCCCGCAAGAATCCCCCACACAACCCAATTGGCTGGCCCTAAGAGAGAGGTTGCACTCAGGGAGATTCGAATCCGGAATCAAATGAGAAAAAAACCTTATTATCCCATGTTTTAACCAACTGAACCACCCCCCCGGCCCCTTAGGGTTAATTATGCAGTAAGTTTTGTTATTTActctaaattaaaatctaaaaatgaaaaaaataattaaaaacaaccTGAACGTTGCCCGGATTACAAGCTAGTTGTTACTGtccaatcccaaaaaaaaaacactaattgttactgatttatttggaggtgtatatatatatatatatatatatatatatatatatatataattgctacGAACGCGCACATTAAGAATATTTCATTTAAGAAAAATAGGTCGGACAAGGTGGGCATTATAAAATTTCCAACGACTCTtcagtctatttttttttttgtctttttctacacaaacatatatatatatatatatatatatatatatatatatattgcaattaTGCATGTGAAGATGGCAGGACTAAAGAAATTTATTACTACAGTAGCTTATTTAAATGACCCATTctgtcaaaaaaatattaaaaaaaaaaaaaaaaaaacaaaacaaaacaaatgaccCCTTTttcttaaggaaaaaaaaaaaaaaaaaaaaaggctgttACACTTCCTCTCTAGTCCATGTAAATTTGTTCATTTCTTATGCGGAGATGAACAAGAGATAGACAAAAAGTGAAACCCAgcaattgttttaaaaacaaaaaaataaaagacaatgaTGCAGTCAATATCACTTCGGTATTTTTGGGTCGCAATgaaattaaagcacaaaaatGTTGTGTTAAATCATCgcttatcctaaaaatttaagcggataggaagagataaatttaatcatataatcaatataataggtgaggcccaatacgtggaatatttaattgaaattgggtGAATAACTAAGTCAGAATTCAAACTTAAGACAtctgactctgataccatgttaaatcacaactttttctaaaagttTGAACtaataagaataaataaatttaattatttaatcaatacttttaaCTACGGATTGAATTTATGGATGAAACGAGCATCCAAAACTGCcctttctttcatttatcaaaaGGACGAAAATTCACCGAAGGTCTACACCCCACTCTGCAAACGCTAAATCAAAGATAATATGTAAGCTTTCAATTGCTTTGGCCAAGGTTGACAAGCGATTAATAATGATTAATCCAAGAATTCATTGTAATGCAAGTTGATGTTTTACTCagttaatatatattgtttgaataTTTATATATGACCGTTGAATATTGGCACTTTCATtcaattcgaaaaaaaaaataaaagaagaagaagaagaagaaaagagttgAATTCTGGCACTGGAATTTTTCTTCTATATTATTCAAGTGATGGTAATTTTGCCCAGACTTTATTAAAGGTATGAAATGAAGCAAAGACTTTATTCAAGAAGGTACTGAAAAATCAATTATCTATAGCACGtactttgaaaaaatatatatatgtatataaatggAATATTGACATTGACCAAACCTCTGCCCTCTTTTGACTGGTGATTTGTCGGTTTCAATAAGATACATATATAAAACATGACAAACAATTAACTTTTATGATGTAGTAATTGATCAACCTGTTTTAA
Coding sequences:
- the LOC133878045 gene encoding L-type lectin-domain containing receptor kinase IV.1-like, whose protein sequence is MAVVLRLLHFLVLVYVSYIPLALAQDKNGFIYNGFHDQANLDLDGIAEIHSNGLLQLTNLSRQEVGRAFFHFPMKFNTSSSNPTSSLSFSTNFVFAMAPQVKNLGGHGIAFTICPSKNFSHALLNRYLGLFNNSNNGNSTNHILAIELDTVLDPEFEDITMNHVGIDVNGMKSVASAPAMYFSNKEGKNISLELMSGNPMHLWIDYDEAEKLLNVTLAPTTIPKPNRPLLSTHIDLSQILLESMYVGFSSATGTLASDHYILGWSFNKSGPAQSLGVSSLPRLPRERKRKEKPSVMIMIALIAVAVALITVIGAAYILRRKKYEEIREDWEEEYGPHRFSYKNLHKATKGFKDTELLGEGGFGKVYIGILPSSNVQIAVKRVSHDSKQGMEEFVAEIVSMGRLRHRNLVQLLGYCRRRGELLLVYDYMPNGSLDKFLYSKEKPNLNWVQRFRIIRGVASGLLYLHEEWEQVVLHRDIKASNVLLDAELNGRLGDFGLARLYDHGSNPQTTHVVGTVGYLAPEFYRTGRANTCTDVFAFGAFLLEVACGRRPIELQAQGLPEQVILVDLVAECCRRGAILDASDPRLEGNYVAEEMELVLKLGLFCSDTIPAARPSMKQVMQFLDGDADLRESPHDVSASFTAFTITESYDFMSSQASVASMSSTGSFLRGGR